Proteins encoded together in one Meles meles chromosome 7, mMelMel3.1 paternal haplotype, whole genome shotgun sequence window:
- the LOC123947396 gene encoding LOW QUALITY PROTEIN: olfactory receptor 6C4-like (The sequence of the model RefSeq protein was modified relative to this genomic sequence to represent the inferred CDS: inserted 1 base in 1 codon) — protein MKNQIFLTEFILLGLTDIPEIKPVIIIFLLLTYIFSIIGNLSIITLTLLDSHLQTPMYFFLWNFSFLEISFTTTFTPRLLFSITTGNKTISFAGCFTQYFFAIFFGATEFYLLAAMSYDRYVAICKPLHYLTIMSSKVCIQLVLCSWLAGFLIIISPVILTSQLDFCASNMLNHYYCDYGPLLEISCSDTRFLELLDFILAVVTLVVTLVLVILSYTNIVRTILRIPSALQRKRAFSTCXSHMIVISLSYGSCIFMYIKPSAREGVVFNKGVAVLNTSVAPLLNPFIYTLRNKQVKQTFKDITRKIMSI, from the exons ATGAAAAACCAAATCTTTCTGACAGAATTCATTCTGTTGGGACTAACAGACATCCCAGAGATCAAACCTGTAATCATTATATTTCTCCTCCTCACATACATATTCAGCATCATTGGAAACCTGTCAATCATCACCCTTACACTACTGGACTCCCACCTCCAGActcccatgtatttcttcctctggaatttctCCTTCTTAGAAATTTCCTTTACAACCACTTTCACTCCCAGGCTGCTGTTCAGCATCACAACTGGCAACAAGACCATCAGCTTTGCTGGCTGTTTCACTCAGTATTTCTTTGCCATCTTCTTTGGAGCCACAGAGTTTTACCTTCTGGCTGCCatgtcctatgaccgctatgtggccatctgcaaaccccTGCATTACCTGACCATCATGAGCAGCAAGGTCTGCATCCAGCTGGTTCTCTGCTCTTGGTTGGCTGGATTTCTAATCATCATATCCCCAGTCATCCTCACCAGTCAGCTGGATTTCTGTGCCTCCAACATGCTGAATCATTACTATTGTGACTATGGACCCCTCCTAGAAATATCTTGCTCAGACACAAGATTCCTGGAGCTGCTTGACTTTATCTTAGCAGTTGTCACCTTGGTGGTCACCCTGGTACTGGTGATTCTTTCCTATACAAACATCGTCCGGACCATCCTCAGGATCCCTTCTGCTCTGCAAAGGAAAAGGGCCTTTTCCACGT TTTCCCACATGATTGTCATCTCCCTTTCTTATGGCAGCTGCATCTTCATGTACATAAAGCCCTCAGCAAGAGAAGGAGTTGTCTTCAATAAGGGAGTAGCTGTGCTCAATACCTCAGTTGCCCCTTTATTGAACCCATTCATTTACACTCTAAGgaacaaacaagtaaaacaaaCTTTCAAGGACATCACCAGGAAGATTATGAGCATTTAG